Proteins from one Cervus canadensis isolate Bull #8, Minnesota chromosome 25, ASM1932006v1, whole genome shotgun sequence genomic window:
- the ARF3 gene encoding ADP-ribosylation factor 3, with protein MGNIFGNLLKSLIGKKEMRILMVGLDAAGKTTILYKLKLGEIVTTIPTIGFNVETVEYKNISFTVWDVGGQDKIRPLWRHYFQNTQGLIFVVDSNDRERVNEAREELMRMLAEDELRDAVLLVFANKQDLPNAMNAAEITDKLGLHSLRHRNWYIQATCATSGDGLYEGLDWLANQLKNKK; from the exons ATGGGTAACATCTTTGGAAACCTTCTCAAGAGCCTGATTGGGAAGAAGGAGATGCGCATTCTGATGGTGGGCCTGGATGCCGCAGGAAAGACCACCATTCTGTACAAGCTGAAACTGGGCGAGATCGTCACCACCATCCCCACCATTG ggTTCAATGTGGAGACAGTGGAGTACAAGAACATAAGCTTCACAGTTTGGGATGTGGGTGGCCAGGACAAGATTCGGCCTCTCTGGAGACACTACTTCCAGAACACCCAAG GGTTGATATTTGTGGTCGACAGCAATGATCGAGAGCGAGTAAATGAGGCCCGGGAGGAGCTGATGAGGAtgctggcagaggatgagctcCGGGATGCTGTGCTCCTTGTCTTTGCAAACAAACAG GATTTGCCTAATGCCATGAATGCTGCTGAGATCACAGACAAGTTGGGTCTGCATTCCCTGCGCCACCGCAACTGGTACATTCAGGCCACCTGTGCCACCAGCGGGGACGGGCTGTACGAAGGCCTGGACTGGCTGGCCAATCAGCTCAAAAACAAGAAGTGA